Proteins encoded within one genomic window of Granulicella pectinivorans:
- a CDS encoding tyrosine-protein phosphatase, which produces MIDIHHHLLPGVDDGSKDFETSVAMARMAVEDGITHVSCSPHANSQYNFDRERYEGIAQELRERLAKEGVPLTVGLGCDFHMSYDNVQAALADHVPFTINGKGYLLVELPDYGVPRGLTETFYNMQVAGITPILTHPERNPTLQADPSRLVSWLRGGLLIQVTAGSVIGKMGKSAEKMAHQLLANRWVHFLATDAHNTSSRPPRMSDARKVVEKKYGREYAHALCVDNPLAAYTGAALPPQMEPLKLYENLEEENWLKRLWGTLTRAN; this is translated from the coding sequence ATGATTGATATTCATCACCACCTGCTTCCGGGCGTCGACGACGGATCCAAAGACTTTGAAACCTCTGTCGCGATGGCGAGGATGGCAGTTGAAGACGGCATCACGCATGTCTCCTGCTCTCCGCACGCCAACAGCCAGTACAACTTCGACCGCGAGCGCTACGAAGGGATCGCGCAGGAGCTGCGGGAGAGGCTGGCCAAGGAAGGCGTGCCGCTGACGGTTGGTCTGGGATGCGACTTTCACATGTCGTACGACAATGTGCAGGCGGCGCTGGCGGACCATGTGCCGTTTACGATCAACGGCAAGGGGTATCTGCTGGTGGAGCTGCCGGACTACGGCGTGCCGCGCGGGCTGACGGAGACCTTCTACAACATGCAGGTGGCGGGCATTACGCCGATTCTGACGCATCCGGAGAGAAATCCTACGCTGCAGGCAGATCCATCGAGGCTAGTGAGCTGGCTGCGGGGTGGGCTGCTGATCCAGGTGACGGCGGGCTCGGTGATAGGCAAGATGGGCAAGTCGGCGGAGAAGATGGCGCACCAACTGCTGGCGAACCGCTGGGTTCATTTTCTGGCGACGGATGCGCACAATACCTCGTCGCGGCCTCCGCGGATGAGCGATGCGCGTAAGGTGGTTGAGAAGAAGTATGGGCGGGAGTATGCGCATGCGTTGTGCGTGGACAATCCGCTGGCAGCTTACACGGGTGCGGCGCTCCCTCCGCAGATGGAACCGCTGAAGCTGTACGAGAACCTGGAAGAAGAGAATTGGCTGAAGCGGCTGTGGGGGACGTTGACGCGCGCGAATTAG
- a CDS encoding co-chaperone GroES: MSKSFTPLHDRILVRRIEEGESIRGGIIIPDSAKEKPQQGEVISVGKGKSNDEGKVFPLDVKAGDSILFGKYSGTEIKLDGEELLIMREEEVLGILSK; encoded by the coding sequence ATGTCAAAGTCATTCACACCGCTGCACGACCGTATCCTCGTTCGTCGTATTGAAGAGGGCGAGAGCATCCGCGGCGGAATCATCATCCCGGATTCGGCCAAAGAGAAGCCCCAGCAGGGCGAAGTGATCTCCGTGGGCAAGGGCAAGTCCAACGACGAAGGCAAGGTCTTCCCTCTCGATGTGAAGGCTGGCGACAGCATCCTGTTCGGCAAGTACTCGGGCACCGAGATCAAGCTGGATGGCGAAGAGTTGCTGATCATGCGTGAGGAAGAAGTCCTCGGAATTCTGAGCAAGTAA
- a CDS encoding carboxypeptidase regulatory-like domain-containing protein: protein MHHRTRTLAIASGLLLAVVPALPAQDNHSRGRKYKPPPETSHIEVIVTKGYNHKPIENAAVIFHELRADGGDEGNLEVKTDPDGKAVIDVIPTGSNVRVQVLANGFATYAEDYLVTESSRQIPVTMLRPKEQISTYVDNDGKASSRKAGVQEPIRPTAVDHTSKLMKPAVQAPRPAGPTVAPPAPAPAAAPAPAPAPASTTPPATPPNQ, encoded by the coding sequence ATGCATCACAGGACCCGCACTCTCGCTATCGCCTCTGGTCTCCTCCTCGCCGTCGTGCCCGCTCTCCCGGCGCAAGACAATCACAGCCGTGGCCGCAAGTACAAACCGCCACCGGAGACCTCGCACATCGAGGTGATCGTGACCAAGGGCTACAACCACAAGCCCATCGAGAACGCCGCGGTCATCTTCCATGAGCTGCGCGCCGACGGCGGCGACGAGGGCAACCTCGAGGTCAAGACCGATCCCGACGGCAAGGCCGTCATCGACGTCATCCCCACCGGATCCAACGTCCGCGTGCAGGTACTCGCCAACGGCTTCGCGACCTACGCCGAGGACTACCTCGTCACCGAGTCCAGCCGCCAGATTCCCGTCACCATGCTCCGTCCCAAGGAGCAGATCTCCACCTACGTCGACAACGACGGCAAGGCCTCCAGCCGCAAGGCCGGCGTCCAGGAGCCCATCCGCCCCACCGCCGTCGATCACACCTCGAAGCTCATGAAGCCCGCGGTGCAGGCACCCCGGCCCGCCGGACCGACCGTTGCCCCGCCGGCCCCCGCGCCAGCTGCGGCACCCGCACCCGCCCCTGCTCCCGCATCGACAACCCCACCCGCGACCCCACCGAACCAGTGA
- a CDS encoding AI-2E family transporter, translated as MDQTNLRTTAAPPPPRTDVFSSARPHPLDNPLRTAGSALLNWWRAATLDALIVGILWFVGLEILHVPLAPLWAILGALFQFIPNFGPMLALIGPALSVLFRESGDMSTLWFVLGLYGVIAVLEGLVIGPYVLHRTTRVPWWAAFLGPIVLGIVIPFWGVLLAPPLLAIIYAFRRPAPTP; from the coding sequence ATGGACCAAACGAATCTACGAACGACCGCAGCGCCGCCCCCGCCGCGTACGGATGTCTTCTCCTCCGCAAGGCCGCATCCGCTGGACAATCCCTTACGCACGGCCGGCAGTGCACTCCTCAACTGGTGGCGCGCCGCGACTCTGGACGCACTCATCGTTGGCATACTTTGGTTCGTAGGCCTGGAGATCCTGCACGTCCCCCTCGCTCCCCTCTGGGCCATCCTCGGCGCGCTCTTCCAGTTCATCCCCAACTTCGGCCCCATGCTCGCCCTCATCGGCCCAGCGCTCTCCGTTCTCTTTCGGGAGTCCGGCGACATGTCCACGCTATGGTTCGTCCTCGGCCTCTACGGCGTCATCGCCGTCCTCGAAGGCCTCGTCATTGGCCCCTATGTCCTGCACCGCACCACCCGCGTCCCTTGGTGGGCCGCCTTCTTGGGCCCCATCGTCTTGGGCATCGTCATCCCGTTCTGGGGAGTCCTGCTGGCCCCCCCGCTCCTGGCCATCATCTACGCCTTCCGCCGCCCCGCACCGACTCCATAA
- a CDS encoding alpha-amylase domain-containing protein, with product MAVMMQAFYWDCPREDQQEHNWWNFVSEHVEALGASGFNALWLPPVSKGASNTSMGYDPYDYFDLGDFDQKGGTKTWFGNKAELKALIDKAHEHGIGCYADMVLNHNSGADEEEKNPLDGQMRWTKFNPKSGEFPRDWNHFHPSRYEQVMMEGEHFAGFPHLCHRNPEVYAAMYKYARLLIEELGFEGFRFDFVKGFGAFMIGQLAKYRYVKDGNEFQPYVVGEYWSGSEDIDGWLDRVNAVTDNQIAAFDFPLRYKLKDLCDQPHYDMRNLTDGGCVLTKRPQHAATFVENHDMGDNAIVNDKLMAYSYIMVHEGYPCVFWHDYFNYGLGRPNSPNGIDALIAAHQKYAGGASDVLHVDPDLYIMQRVGWHDDNTDQPGLVYVLNNLGNQWSGTMVKTKWANQRFVPIAWDGHDEAHPDERTTDAEGRAEFPAPPRGYCIYVPA from the coding sequence ATGGCTGTCATGATGCAGGCGTTTTATTGGGATTGTCCGCGAGAGGACCAGCAGGAGCATAACTGGTGGAACTTTGTGAGCGAGCATGTGGAGGCGTTGGGTGCGTCGGGGTTCAATGCGCTTTGGCTGCCTCCGGTTTCAAAGGGCGCGAGCAACACTTCGATGGGGTATGACCCGTACGACTACTTCGACCTGGGGGACTTCGACCAGAAGGGTGGGACGAAGACGTGGTTTGGCAACAAGGCGGAGTTGAAGGCGTTGATCGACAAGGCGCATGAGCATGGGATCGGATGCTATGCGGATATGGTGCTTAACCATAACTCGGGTGCGGATGAGGAAGAGAAGAATCCGCTGGACGGGCAGATGCGGTGGACGAAGTTCAATCCGAAGAGCGGTGAGTTCCCGCGGGACTGGAACCACTTTCATCCGAGCCGGTATGAGCAGGTGATGATGGAGGGCGAGCACTTCGCGGGGTTTCCGCACCTGTGCCATCGCAACCCCGAGGTGTATGCGGCGATGTACAAGTATGCGCGCCTGCTGATTGAAGAGCTCGGCTTCGAGGGCTTTCGATTCGATTTCGTGAAGGGCTTTGGCGCCTTTATGATCGGGCAGCTTGCGAAGTACCGGTATGTGAAGGATGGCAACGAGTTTCAGCCGTATGTGGTGGGAGAGTACTGGTCGGGGTCGGAGGATATCGATGGCTGGCTGGATCGCGTGAATGCGGTGACGGACAACCAGATTGCGGCGTTCGACTTTCCGCTGCGGTACAAGCTGAAGGACCTTTGCGACCAGCCGCACTACGATATGCGCAACCTGACCGATGGCGGATGCGTATTGACGAAGAGGCCACAGCATGCGGCTACGTTCGTCGAGAACCATGACATGGGCGATAACGCCATTGTGAACGACAAGCTGATGGCTTACTCGTACATCATGGTGCATGAAGGGTATCCGTGCGTGTTCTGGCACGATTACTTCAACTACGGGCTGGGCCGTCCGAACTCGCCGAATGGGATTGACGCCTTGATCGCGGCGCACCAGAAGTATGCCGGAGGAGCTTCGGATGTGCTGCATGTGGACCCTGACCTTTACATCATGCAGAGGGTGGGTTGGCATGACGACAACACGGATCAGCCGGGGCTGGTGTACGTGCTGAACAACCTGGGAAACCAGTGGTCGGGCACCATGGTGAAGACGAAGTGGGCGAACCAGCGGTTCGTTCCGATTGCGTGGGATGGGCACGACGAAGCGCATCCGGATGAGAGGACGACGGATGCAGAAGGCAGGGCTGAGTTCCCTGCTCCTCCGCGTGGGTACTGCATTTATGTGCCTGCGTAA
- the purQ gene encoding phosphoribosylformylglycinamidine synthase subunit PurQ encodes MKFGVLVFPGSNCDHDTYHVVETLVGAPVTYLWHASEDLQGCDAILVPGGFAYGDYLRTGAIAKFAPVMQSVAKFAKGGGLVMGICNGFQILCEAGLLPGVLMRNKGQQYICKQVHLRTETTDSPFTRGLGAEQVLKMPIGHMEGNYFCDEATLAELNGQNRVAFRYADASGAVTAGANPNGSLENIAGVLSEGRNVLGLMPHPDRSSEALLGSSDGLVLFKAMAEALSVGV; translated from the coding sequence ATGAAATTCGGCGTCTTGGTGTTCCCTGGATCGAACTGCGATCACGATACTTATCACGTTGTCGAGACGCTGGTGGGCGCTCCGGTGACCTATCTGTGGCATGCCTCGGAAGATCTGCAGGGGTGCGATGCGATCCTGGTGCCGGGTGGGTTTGCCTATGGCGACTACCTGCGGACGGGCGCAATCGCGAAGTTTGCGCCGGTAATGCAGTCGGTGGCGAAGTTTGCCAAGGGCGGCGGGCTGGTGATGGGAATTTGTAACGGATTCCAGATCCTGTGCGAGGCGGGGCTGCTGCCGGGCGTGCTGATGCGGAACAAGGGACAGCAGTACATCTGCAAGCAGGTGCATCTGCGGACCGAGACGACCGACTCTCCGTTTACGCGGGGGCTGGGCGCGGAGCAGGTGCTGAAGATGCCGATTGGGCATATGGAAGGCAACTACTTCTGCGATGAGGCCACGCTGGCCGAGCTGAATGGGCAGAATCGTGTGGCGTTCCGGTACGCAGATGCGAGCGGCGCGGTGACGGCAGGGGCGAATCCGAATGGGTCGCTGGAGAACATTGCCGGCGTGCTGAGCGAGGGACGCAATGTGCTGGGGTTGATGCCGCATCCGGACCGGTCGAGCGAGGCTCTGCTGGGGTCGAGCGACGGGCTGGTGCTGTTCAAGGCGATGGCTGAGGCGCTCTCGGTCGGGGTCTAA
- the groL gene encoding chaperonin GroEL (60 kDa chaperone family; promotes refolding of misfolded polypeptides especially under stressful conditions; forms two stacked rings of heptamers to form a barrel-shaped 14mer; ends can be capped by GroES; misfolded proteins enter the barrel where they are refolded when GroES binds): protein MAKQILHGEDSRQAILRGVNILADAVKVTLGPKGRNVVIEKKFGSPTITKDGVTVAKEIELPNALENMGAQMVREVASKTSDIAGDGTTTATVLAQAIYREGVKTVAAGANPMALKRGIDKAVTAIIGKRDENGVIQGGALSDFSKPVSGDMIAQVGTISANSDSQIGFIIAEAMKKVGKDGVITVEESRTMETQLEVVEGMQFDRGYLSPYFVTDAERMEVAVENPYILIYEKKISSMKDLLPLLEQIARTAKPLIIIAEDVDGEALATLVVNKLRGTLNVAAVKAPGFGDRRKAMLQDIAILTGGKAITEDLGIKLEGVKIEDLGTAKRVTIDKDNTTIVDGGGADDDIAGRVKEIRAQVEKTTSDYDREKLQERLAKLVGGVAVIKVGAATETEMKEKKARVEDAMHATRAAVEEGIVPGGGVALVRCTPVVDALIKTLEGDEKIGASIIRRAIEEPLRMIVSNAGEEGAVVIGKIHDSKEANFGYNAGTGAYEDLVAAGVIDPTKVTRTALQNAASIAGLMLTTEAMISEIPEKKEAAGGGHNHGGGGMDGMY from the coding sequence GTGGCAAAGCAGATTCTGCATGGAGAAGATTCGCGTCAGGCTATCCTGCGCGGCGTCAACATTTTGGCCGATGCTGTTAAAGTAACGCTCGGACCCAAGGGACGTAACGTTGTCATTGAAAAGAAGTTCGGTTCGCCGACGATTACCAAGGACGGTGTGACCGTTGCCAAGGAGATCGAGCTCCCGAACGCGCTGGAGAACATGGGCGCGCAGATGGTGCGCGAAGTGGCCTCGAAGACTTCGGACATCGCCGGCGACGGTACGACGACCGCGACGGTTCTGGCCCAGGCCATCTACCGCGAGGGTGTGAAGACGGTTGCGGCCGGCGCGAACCCGATGGCGCTGAAGCGCGGTATCGACAAGGCTGTCACCGCGATCATCGGCAAGCGCGATGAGAACGGCGTCATCCAGGGCGGCGCTCTCTCCGACTTCTCGAAGCCGGTTTCGGGCGACATGATTGCCCAGGTCGGAACGATCTCGGCGAACTCGGATTCGCAGATCGGCTTCATCATTGCGGAAGCGATGAAGAAGGTTGGCAAGGACGGCGTCATCACCGTTGAAGAGTCTCGCACGATGGAGACGCAGCTTGAGGTTGTGGAGGGCATGCAGTTCGATCGCGGCTATCTCTCGCCTTACTTCGTGACCGATGCCGAGCGCATGGAAGTTGCCGTTGAGAATCCTTACATCCTGATCTACGAGAAGAAGATCTCGTCGATGAAGGACCTGCTTCCCCTGCTGGAGCAGATTGCCCGCACCGCCAAGCCCCTCATCATCATTGCCGAGGATGTGGACGGCGAGGCGCTTGCGACGCTGGTGGTCAACAAGCTGCGTGGCACGCTGAACGTGGCTGCCGTGAAGGCTCCTGGCTTCGGCGATCGTCGCAAGGCGATGCTGCAGGATATCGCTATCCTGACCGGCGGCAAGGCGATCACGGAAGACCTTGGCATCAAGCTCGAGGGTGTGAAGATCGAAGATCTCGGAACTGCGAAGCGCGTGACGATCGACAAGGACAACACCACCATCGTCGACGGCGGCGGAGCGGATGACGATATCGCAGGCCGCGTGAAGGAGATCCGTGCGCAGGTCGAGAAGACCACGTCGGACTACGATCGTGAGAAGCTGCAGGAGCGTTTGGCCAAGCTGGTTGGCGGCGTGGCAGTGATCAAGGTCGGTGCGGCTACTGAGACCGAGATGAAGGAAAAGAAGGCCCGCGTGGAAGATGCGATGCATGCAACGCGCGCGGCTGTCGAGGAAGGGATCGTCCCGGGCGGCGGCGTTGCGCTGGTTCGTTGCACTCCCGTGGTCGATGCTCTGATCAAGACGCTGGAAGGCGATGAAAAGATCGGTGCTTCGATCATCCGTCGCGCGATCGAAGAGCCGCTTCGCATGATCGTCTCGAACGCCGGCGAAGAGGGTGCAGTTGTGATCGGCAAGATCCACGACTCCAAGGAAGCGAACTTCGGCTACAACGCCGGAACGGGCGCTTACGAGGATCTGGTTGCTGCCGGTGTCATCGATCCGACGAAGGTGACGCGCACTGCCCTGCAGAACGCGGCTTCCATCGCAGGCCTGATGCTGACCACCGAAGCCATGATCTCCGAGATTCCGGAGAAGAAGGAAGCAGCCGGCGGTGGACACAACCACGGCGGCGGCGGCATGGACGGCATGTACTAA
- a CDS encoding LysR substrate-binding domain-containing protein, whose protein sequence is MDQDIELRHLRYFVAVAEELHFGRAAERLHVSQPPLSQQIMKLEEMLGYPLFVRTSRSVSLTAAGEAFLERAQRTLRIMQRDIDETRSIGRGEVGSLHLGFIGSGMLTTLPRIFRAYGEAYPKVSLHLYESFTSRVVEGMENGTLDAGVLRDGDPSDKLEVTTIYSEPFMAVLPATHGRAGQKTISLGSLRDEPFVYYPRSAGLRAFEKPLALCEEYGFRPQIVQEASHWLTILRLIGAGMGVSLAPACVRQIASPDVVCLPLRDVTLKSHIELACLKGETRPIVAQFRNIALGAATG, encoded by the coding sequence ATGGATCAGGATATCGAGCTTCGGCATCTTCGGTACTTCGTCGCGGTGGCGGAGGAGCTTCACTTCGGGCGCGCGGCGGAGAGGCTGCATGTGTCGCAGCCGCCTTTGTCGCAGCAGATTATGAAGCTGGAAGAGATGCTGGGGTATCCGCTGTTTGTGAGGACGTCGCGTTCGGTGAGTTTGACGGCGGCGGGTGAGGCGTTTCTGGAGAGGGCGCAGAGGACGCTGCGGATCATGCAGCGGGATATCGATGAGACGCGCAGCATTGGGCGGGGCGAGGTGGGGTCGCTGCACCTGGGATTTATCGGGTCGGGGATGCTGACGACGCTGCCGCGGATCTTTCGGGCGTATGGCGAGGCGTATCCGAAGGTGAGTCTGCATCTTTATGAGTCGTTCACGTCGCGGGTGGTGGAGGGGATGGAGAATGGGACGCTGGACGCGGGGGTTCTGCGGGATGGGGATCCCTCGGACAAGCTGGAGGTGACGACGATCTATTCGGAGCCGTTTATGGCGGTGCTGCCGGCGACGCATGGGCGGGCCGGGCAGAAGACGATCTCGCTGGGGTCGCTGCGGGATGAGCCTTTCGTGTATTACCCGCGGAGCGCTGGGTTGCGGGCGTTCGAGAAGCCGCTGGCGCTGTGCGAGGAGTATGGGTTTCGGCCGCAGATTGTGCAGGAGGCTTCGCACTGGCTGACGATTCTGCGGCTGATCGGCGCGGGGATGGGGGTGTCGCTGGCACCGGCCTGCGTGCGGCAGATCGCTTCGCCGGACGTGGTCTGTCTGCCGCTACGGGATGTGACGCTGAAGAGCCATATCGAGCTGGCTTGCCTGAAGGGGGAGACGAGGCCGATTGTGGCGCAGTTCCGGAATATTGCTTTGGGGGCGGCGACAGGGTGA
- a CDS encoding SDR family NAD(P)-dependent oxidoreductase, which yields MTRLLEGRTALVTGAARRIGRAIALAYAEQGAAVAITYRGSKDDAAQTVRDLEAHGVKAAAIFCDLTAEASVTAAVAESVAHLGGLDLLVNNAGLFASAPLEDITAADWDGMFAANTRGPFLMAKAALPHLRATRGRILNIGSLGGTHPWPTHGHYCTSKAALHMLSQTMAKAWAPEVSVNCIAPGMIVQGEVGPAYEHFAHKTPMQRNGTSADIAAAALFFATGPHFITGQMLGVDGGLGL from the coding sequence TTGACTCGACTCCTCGAAGGCCGGACCGCACTCGTCACCGGCGCGGCCCGCCGCATCGGTCGCGCCATCGCTCTCGCCTACGCCGAGCAGGGCGCCGCCGTAGCCATCACCTACCGCGGCTCCAAAGATGACGCGGCTCAGACCGTCCGCGACCTCGAAGCCCACGGCGTCAAGGCAGCCGCGATCTTCTGCGATCTCACCGCAGAGGCCAGCGTAACCGCTGCGGTCGCGGAGTCCGTGGCGCATCTCGGCGGCCTGGATCTCCTGGTCAACAACGCCGGTCTCTTCGCCTCCGCGCCCCTCGAGGACATCACCGCCGCCGACTGGGACGGCATGTTCGCCGCCAACACCCGCGGCCCCTTTCTGATGGCGAAAGCCGCCCTGCCGCACCTCCGCGCTACCCGCGGCCGCATCCTGAACATCGGCTCTCTCGGCGGAACCCACCCCTGGCCCACCCACGGCCATTACTGCACCTCCAAGGCCGCTCTGCACATGCTCTCGCAGACCATGGCCAAGGCCTGGGCTCCCGAGGTCAGCGTCAACTGCATCGCTCCCGGCATGATCGTGCAGGGCGAAGTAGGCCCCGCCTACGAGCACTTCGCCCACAAGACCCCCATGCAGCGCAACGGCACCTCCGCCGACATCGCCGCCGCCGCCCTCTTCTTCGCCACCGGCCCCCACTTCATCACCGGCCAGATGCTCGGCGTAGATGGCGGCCTCGGCCTCTAG
- a CDS encoding pyridoxal phosphate-dependent aminotransferase, translated as MRFDSQHNLDGVSRRLFLRNLSAAGVAVASLPAAALAATQQTATPAARPAGRRGFGGGADMGERQPLPSDAVIISSNENPLGPAQSALSAICTTAALGGRYHQEETMKTIAVFNEQFGLKRGYSALFPGSGGPLDLALMSNIGPDKPLVYADPSYEQGPRAADTMNAPKFPVKLTADYKHDVKAMLAAHPSPGAYYIVNPNNPTGTMTPKADILWLIKNKPKGSVVIVDEAYHHFSNDESVIDQVAADQDVIVLRTFSKIYGMAGIRAGFAVARPDLLMKFSSVAAPARSLASISITSSAGARASLQDKDLVALRRKINTDTRNDTLEFLTKKGYKIVPGSQANMFMVDVQRPGTDFKNSMLKENVAIGRSWPAMPNYVRVTVGTPDEMKKFQTAFVKCMDQTHTTMGASLYMPEQYHVPSELYRG; from the coding sequence ATGAGATTTGACTCGCAGCATAACCTTGATGGGGTATCGCGCCGCTTGTTCCTGCGCAACCTCAGTGCAGCCGGCGTGGCTGTGGCATCGCTTCCCGCGGCAGCTCTCGCCGCCACCCAGCAGACCGCGACTCCTGCGGCCCGTCCTGCCGGTCGCCGTGGTTTCGGCGGCGGCGCGGACATGGGTGAGCGTCAGCCCCTCCCCTCGGATGCCGTCATCATCAGCTCCAACGAGAATCCCCTCGGACCCGCGCAGTCGGCACTCTCCGCCATCTGTACGACTGCGGCCCTGGGCGGCCGTTACCACCAGGAAGAGACGATGAAGACCATCGCCGTCTTCAACGAGCAGTTCGGCCTCAAGCGCGGCTACTCGGCACTCTTCCCCGGCTCCGGCGGTCCCCTCGATCTCGCCCTCATGTCCAACATCGGCCCCGACAAGCCCCTCGTCTATGCTGACCCCAGCTACGAGCAGGGCCCCCGCGCTGCCGACACCATGAACGCCCCCAAGTTCCCCGTCAAGCTCACCGCGGACTACAAGCATGACGTCAAGGCCATGCTTGCGGCGCACCCGTCGCCCGGCGCCTACTACATCGTCAACCCCAACAATCCCACCGGCACCATGACCCCCAAGGCCGACATCCTCTGGCTCATCAAGAACAAGCCCAAGGGTTCGGTGGTCATCGTCGACGAGGCCTATCACCACTTCTCGAACGACGAGTCGGTCATCGACCAGGTCGCCGCGGATCAGGATGTCATCGTCCTCCGCACGTTCTCGAAGATCTACGGCATGGCAGGCATCCGCGCTGGCTTCGCCGTCGCTCGTCCCGACCTGCTCATGAAGTTCTCGAGCGTCGCCGCTCCGGCCCGTTCGCTCGCCAGCATCTCCATCACCTCGTCCGCCGGCGCCCGCGCCAGCCTCCAGGACAAGGATCTCGTCGCCCTCCGTCGCAAGATCAACACCGACACCCGCAACGACACCTTGGAGTTCCTCACCAAGAAGGGCTACAAGATCGTCCCCGGTTCGCAGGCCAACATGTTCATGGTGGACGTGCAGCGCCCCGGCACGGACTTCAAGAACAGCATGCTCAAGGAGAACGTCGCCATCGGTCGTTCCTGGCCGGCCATGCCCAACTACGTCCGCGTCACCGTCGGTACCCCTGACGAGATGAAGAAGTTCCAGACCGCCTTCGTCAAGTGCATGGACCAGACCCACACCACCATGGGCGCGTCGCTCTACATGCCCGAGCAGTATCATGTTCCTTCGGAACTCTACCGCGGTTAG
- a CDS encoding GNAT family N-acetyltransferase: MPTLTDDSRTATRIEIRTMHIGDDLTPFRTLNEEWITHFFQLEETDRKTLNNPEEAILRKGGSIFFVEADNIPVGCVALIPMENGVYELSKMAVSPTLRGHGLGRRLLEHTIAEARRQGIKELFLGSSTRLRNAVHLYESLGFQHIPPERRPPSAYSRADVFMEMSL, encoded by the coding sequence ATGCCTACCCTGACCGATGATTCCAGGACTGCAACCCGCATCGAGATCCGCACCATGCACATCGGCGACGACCTCACGCCCTTCCGAACCCTGAACGAGGAGTGGATCACGCACTTCTTCCAGCTCGAAGAGACCGATCGCAAGACCCTCAACAATCCCGAAGAAGCGATCCTCCGCAAAGGCGGCAGCATCTTCTTCGTCGAAGCGGACAACATCCCCGTAGGCTGCGTAGCCCTCATCCCCATGGAGAACGGCGTCTACGAACTCTCCAAGATGGCCGTCTCACCCACCCTGCGCGGCCATGGCCTAGGCCGTCGTCTGCTCGAGCACACGATCGCGGAAGCCCGCAGGCAGGGAATCAAAGAACTCTTCCTGGGGAGCAGCACCCGGCTCAGGAACGCAGTCCATTTATACGAGTCGCTCGGCTTTCAGCACATCCCACCGGAGCGTCGGCCACCCTCCGCATACTCCCGCGCCGACGTCTTCATGGAGATGTCCCTCTAA